A genomic region of Eucalyptus grandis isolate ANBG69807.140 chromosome 5, ASM1654582v1, whole genome shotgun sequence contains the following coding sequences:
- the LOC104443475 gene encoding uncharacterized protein LOC104443475 isoform X2 — protein sequence MFKKMLMGHTDGLSERSTSKDQLLPDPESEIDNDEASYSSEEILFTASFEELAMNHLKYDTIIWLSISLLLVLAWGVGIFMLIYLPYRRHVIRNDIRSRKLYVTPTRIVYKVSRPSFIPFWRPAVIEKNVPLSLVIDIIIEQGWLQSIYGIHTFRVESVARGKAAPVDELQVQGVSNPGLLRKVIITEASKVIQDAGRSWKPSPFVVEGGSTVTSMTDGSTFLKLPSQSWKMTGSPGYPSIEHRGVVPGELLLNKLEEVNKSVKKIESLVEKSQGIPHND from the exons ATG TTCAAGAAAATGTTGATGGGTCATACTGATGGTCTGTCGGAGCGCAGCACATCGAAGGACCAGCTGCTCCCTGATCCTGAATCTGAAATAGACAATGATGAAGCATCATATTCTTCTGAGGAGATACTTTTTACGGCCTCATTTGAGGAGCTTGCAATGAATCACCTCAAGTATGATACCATCATATGGCTGTCTATATCCCTGCTTCTTGTTCTAGCATGGGGAGTTGGCATCTTTATGTTGATATATCTTCCCTATAGAAGACATGTGATTCGAAATGATATTCGCTCACGAAAGTTATATGTCACACCTACTAGAATTGTTTACAAG gtTTCGAGGCCATCATTCATACCCTTCTGGCGTCCCGCGGTAATTGAGAAGAATGTACCTCTTTCCTTGGTAATTGATATAATAATTGAGCAAG gttGGCTGCAGTCTATCTACGGAATTCATACCTTCAGAGTTGAAAGCGTGGCGCGTGGAAAAGCTGCACCAGTAGATGAGCTGCAGGTTCAGGGGGTTTCAAACCCTGGTTTACTGAGGAAG GTTATCATCACAGAAGCTTCCAAAGTCATACAAGATGCTGGCAGAAGTTGGAAGCCTTCTCCCTTTGTTGTCGAAGGAGGCAGTACGGTGACATCAATGACTGACGGATCAACTTTTCTGAAGTTGCCATCCCAAAGTTGGAAG ATGACTGGTTCCCCAGGCTATCCTTCGATTGAGCATAGGGGCGTAGTGCCTGGTGAACTGCTGCTAAATAAACTTGAAGAAGTCAATAAGTCAGTGAAG AAAATTGAATCACTCGTTGAGAAGTCTCAAGGGATCCCGCACAACGACTGA
- the LOC104443476 gene encoding digalactosyldiacylglycerol synthase 2, chloroplastic yields MDRKQHIAIFTTASLPWMTGTAVNPLFRAAYLSKDGGRNITLVIPWLSTNDQGLVYPGNITFKSPSEQETYVRQWLEERTSFKSAFSIRFYPGKFSSDKRSILPVGDIAELISDEEADIAVLEEPEHLTWYHHGKRWKTKFRLVIGVIHTNYLEYVKREKNGRMQAFLLKHINSWVVNIYCHKVIRLSAATQDYPNSIICNVHGVNPKFLEIGQKKMEQQQNEGKAFSKGAYYIGKMVWSKGYKELLKLLGDHQKELPGFEIDLYGNGEDSDQVRKAAEKLELAIRVNPGRDHADPLFHDYKVFLNPSTTDVVCTTTAEALAMGKLVVCANHPSNDFFKQFPNCRQYNDSKGFVDATRKALSEEPAQMTDDLRYELSWEAATERFLKAAQLDQASSANLSRTPSNTFMSTSLSFKKRMEDTSAYLHYVASGYEMSRRAFGAIPGSLQPDEELSKDLGLPMPPRKRGSRS; encoded by the exons ATGGATAGAAAACAACATATTGCAATATTCACGACTGCGAGCCTACCATGGATGACTGGCACAGCAGTCAACCCTCTTTTCCGTGCTGCATATCTCTCAAAAGATGGAGGGAGAAATATCACTTTGGTGATCCCTTGGTTATCAACAAATGATCAAGGATTGGTATATCCTGGTAACATCACGTTCAAGTCTCCTTCAGAACAGGAAACGTATGTCCGTCAGTGGCTTGAAGAAAGAACGAGTTTTAAATCTGCTTTCAGCATACGGTTTTATCCTGGAAAG TTTTCCAGCGATAAAAGGAGCATTCTTCCTGTTGGAGATATTGCAGAGCTCATCTCCGATGAAGAGGCCGATATTGCTGTCCTGGAGGAACCAGAGCACCTAACATGGTATCATCATGGGAAAAGATGGAAAACTAAGTTCCGCCTTGTTATTGGAGTTATTCACACAAATTACTTGGAATatgtgaagagagagaagaatggtCGTATGCAAGCATTTCTTCTTAAACACATAAATAGCTGGGTTGTCAACATATACTGTCATAAG GTTATCAGATTATCTGCTGCCACTCAGGATTATCCCAATTCTATCATCTGCAATGTCCATGGAGTTAATCCCAAGTTCCTTGAGATTGGCCAGAAAAAGATGGAGCAGCaacaaaatgaaggcaaagCCTTTAGCAAAGGTGCTTACTATATTGGCAAGATGGTTTGGAGCAAAGGCTACAAGGAACTACTTAAACTCCTTGGTGATCACCAGAAAGAATTGCCTGGGTTTGAGATTGACTTGTATGGGAATGGAGAGGATTCTGATCAAGTTAGGAAAGCTGCAGAGAAGTTGGAACTAGCAATTAGAGTTAACCCGGGGCGTGACCATGCTGATCCCTTGTTCCATGA TTATAAGGTGTTCCTGAATCCAAGCACCACTGATGTAGTCTGTACAACCACAGCTGAAGCACTGGCGATGGGTAAATTGGTTGTCTGTGCCAATCATCCATCAAATGACTTCTTTAAGCAGTTTCCAAATTGCCGGCAATATAACGACAGCAAAGGATTTGTGGATGCCACTCGGAAGGCACTGAGTGAAGAGCCCGCCCAGATGACGGATGATCTAAGGTATGAGTTATCGTGGGAGGCCGCCACAGAACGGTTTCTGAAGGCTGCTCAGTTGGATCAGGCATCTTCGGCTAATTTGTCCAGAACTCCTTCCAACACCTTCATGTCCACTTCACTGAGCTTTAAGAAGAGAATGGAAGACACATCTGCATATTTACACTACGTGGCTTCTGGCTACGAAATGTCGCGGCGAGCATTTGGCGCCATTCCTGGTAGCCTGCAACCAGATGAAGAGTTGAGTAAGGATCTTGGGTTGCCTATGCCTCCTAGAAAGAGAGGCTCAAGAAGTTGA
- the LOC104443475 gene encoding uncharacterized protein LOC104443475 isoform X1: MFKKMLMGHTDGLSERSTSKDQLLPDPESEIDNDEASYSSEEILFTASFEELAMNHLKYDTIIWLSISLLLVLAWGVGIFMLIYLPYRRHVIRNDIRSRKLYVTPTRIVYKVSRPSFIPFWRPAVIEKNVPLSLVIDIIIEQGWLQSIYGIHTFRVESVARGKAAPVDELQVQGVSNPGLLRKVIITEASKVIQDAGRSWKPSPFVVEGGSTVTSMTDGSTFLKLPSQSWKMQMTGSPGYPSIEHRGVVPGELLLNKLEEVNKSVKKIESLVEKSQGIPHND; the protein is encoded by the exons ATG TTCAAGAAAATGTTGATGGGTCATACTGATGGTCTGTCGGAGCGCAGCACATCGAAGGACCAGCTGCTCCCTGATCCTGAATCTGAAATAGACAATGATGAAGCATCATATTCTTCTGAGGAGATACTTTTTACGGCCTCATTTGAGGAGCTTGCAATGAATCACCTCAAGTATGATACCATCATATGGCTGTCTATATCCCTGCTTCTTGTTCTAGCATGGGGAGTTGGCATCTTTATGTTGATATATCTTCCCTATAGAAGACATGTGATTCGAAATGATATTCGCTCACGAAAGTTATATGTCACACCTACTAGAATTGTTTACAAG gtTTCGAGGCCATCATTCATACCCTTCTGGCGTCCCGCGGTAATTGAGAAGAATGTACCTCTTTCCTTGGTAATTGATATAATAATTGAGCAAG gttGGCTGCAGTCTATCTACGGAATTCATACCTTCAGAGTTGAAAGCGTGGCGCGTGGAAAAGCTGCACCAGTAGATGAGCTGCAGGTTCAGGGGGTTTCAAACCCTGGTTTACTGAGGAAG GTTATCATCACAGAAGCTTCCAAAGTCATACAAGATGCTGGCAGAAGTTGGAAGCCTTCTCCCTTTGTTGTCGAAGGAGGCAGTACGGTGACATCAATGACTGACGGATCAACTTTTCTGAAGTTGCCATCCCAAAGTTGGAAG ATGCAGATGACTGGTTCCCCAGGCTATCCTTCGATTGAGCATAGGGGCGTAGTGCCTGGTGAACTGCTGCTAAATAAACTTGAAGAAGTCAATAAGTCAGTGAAG AAAATTGAATCACTCGTTGAGAAGTCTCAAGGGATCCCGCACAACGACTGA
- the LOC104443473 gene encoding methionine adenosyltransferase 2 subunit beta isoform X1: MTRKRILVVGGTGYLGQHLLRGYSGAPDSPYDLAFTYRSNLPRDLLDAFPGSLAFHVDLQTGGGLDAVSQAFGQPDVVVNCAALSVPRACEADPAAAMSINVPSTLLEWLSTFKEANTLLIHLSTDQVYEGVKSFYKEEDETSPVNVYGKSKVAAEQFISKNWSNFAILRSSIIFGPQTISPVAKSLPIQWIDGILSRGDKAEFFHDEFRCPVYVKDVVTVIQALTSKWISDGERMQLLLNVGGPDRVSRAQMAETVAHIRGYNTSLITLVSASSVDRGVRSPADISMDITRLVQTLRISPTPFKEGVRMTLEAEGSG, translated from the exons atgaccagGAAGCGAATCTTGGTTGTCGGCGGCACCGGCTACTTGGGCCAGCACCTCTTGCGGGGGTATTCGGGGGCTCCGGATTCTCCGTACGACCTCGCGTTCACGTACCGCTCCAATCTCCCCCGGGATCTGCTCGATGCCTTTCCTGGTTCTCTGGCCTTTCACGTTGATCTGCAGACTGGTGGAGGACTCGATGCCGTTTCCCAGGCGTTCGGTCAG CCTGATGTGGTTGTTAACTGTGCTGCACTCTCTGTACCTCGTGCCTGCGAAGCAGATCCAGCAGCCGCTATGTCTATTAACGTGCCTTCTACTCTTTTAGAATGGCTGTCGACTTTTAAGGAGGCTAACACTCTGCTTATACATCTATCAACTGATCAAG TTTATGAAGGGGTGAAATCCTTCTACAAGGAAGAGGACGAAACTAGTCCCGTGAATGTTTATGGAAAGTCTAAAGTGGCAGCAGAGCAGTTCATCAGCAAGAACTGGTCAAACTTTGCTATCTTGAGGAGCAGCATCATCTTTGGCCCTCAGACTATTTCACCTGTTGCAAAGTCCCTTCCCATTCAG TGGATTGATGGCATCCTCTCTAGAGGAGATAAAGCAGAGTTCTTCCATGATGAGTTTCGCTGTCCAGTTTATGTCAAGGATGTTGTAACTGTAATACAAGCTCTGACTAGTAAATGGATATCAG ATGGCGAGCGCATGCAATTGCTACTAAATGTTGGAGGACCAGACAGAGTCTCTCGTGCTCAAATGGCGGAGACTGTGGCACATATAAGAGGATACAACACCTCTTTAATCACGCTAGTGTCTGCTTCATCA GTTGACCGGGGTGTGAGATCCCCAGCTGACATCTCCATGGATATCACTAGACTGGTTCAGACACTAAGAATTTCTCCTACTCCATTTAAAGAAGGTGTCAGAATGACGCTTGAAGCTGAAGGAAGTGGTTGA
- the LOC104443473 gene encoding methionine adenosyltransferase 2 subunit beta isoform X3 translates to MPFLVLWPFTLICRLVEDSMPFPRRSPDVVVNCAALSVPRACEADPAAAMSINVPSTLLEWLSTFKEANTLLIHLSTDQVYEGVKSFYKEEDETSPVNVYGKSKVAAEQFISKNWSNFAILRSSIIFGPQTISPVAKSLPIQWIDGILSRGDKAEFFHDEFRCPVYVKDVVTVIQALTSKWISDGERMQLLLNVGGPDRVSRAQMAETVAHIRGYNTSLITLVSASSVDRGVRSPADISMDITRLVQTLRISPTPFKEGVRMTLEAEGSG, encoded by the exons ATGCCTTTCCTGGTTCTCTGGCCTTTCACGTTGATCTGCAGACTGGTGGAGGACTCGATGCCGTTTCCCAGGCGTTCG CCTGATGTGGTTGTTAACTGTGCTGCACTCTCTGTACCTCGTGCCTGCGAAGCAGATCCAGCAGCCGCTATGTCTATTAACGTGCCTTCTACTCTTTTAGAATGGCTGTCGACTTTTAAGGAGGCTAACACTCTGCTTATACATCTATCAACTGATCAAG TTTATGAAGGGGTGAAATCCTTCTACAAGGAAGAGGACGAAACTAGTCCCGTGAATGTTTATGGAAAGTCTAAAGTGGCAGCAGAGCAGTTCATCAGCAAGAACTGGTCAAACTTTGCTATCTTGAGGAGCAGCATCATCTTTGGCCCTCAGACTATTTCACCTGTTGCAAAGTCCCTTCCCATTCAG TGGATTGATGGCATCCTCTCTAGAGGAGATAAAGCAGAGTTCTTCCATGATGAGTTTCGCTGTCCAGTTTATGTCAAGGATGTTGTAACTGTAATACAAGCTCTGACTAGTAAATGGATATCAG ATGGCGAGCGCATGCAATTGCTACTAAATGTTGGAGGACCAGACAGAGTCTCTCGTGCTCAAATGGCGGAGACTGTGGCACATATAAGAGGATACAACACCTCTTTAATCACGCTAGTGTCTGCTTCATCA GTTGACCGGGGTGTGAGATCCCCAGCTGACATCTCCATGGATATCACTAGACTGGTTCAGACACTAAGAATTTCTCCTACTCCATTTAAAGAAGGTGTCAGAATGACGCTTGAAGCTGAAGGAAGTGGTTGA
- the LOC104443472 gene encoding uncharacterized protein LOC104443472, translating into MGGADHGHGHGEVHGDFRAKVWSMSGGPYCRPKHWKRNTAIAMFGVFLVCIPIAMTSAKLEQRPHQPVRPIPSQLWCKNFGNKEY; encoded by the exons ATGGGCGGAGCAGATCACGGGCACGGGCACGGGGAGGTCCACGGGGATTTCAGGGCCAAGGTATGGAGCATGAGCGGAGGGCCGTACTGCCGGCCCAAGCACTGGAAGCGCAACACCGCCATCGCCATGTTCGGCGTCTTCCTCGTCTGCATCCCAATCGCCATGACGTCCGCCAAGCTCGAG CAACGGCCTCATCAGCCTGTTCGCCCCATTCCTTCACAACTCTGGTGCAAGAACTTTGGTAACAAGGAGTACTGA
- the LOC104443475 gene encoding uncharacterized protein LOC104443475 isoform X3, whose amino-acid sequence MLMGHTDGLSERSTSKDQLLPDPESEIDNDEASYSSEEILFTASFEELAMNHLKYDTIIWLSISLLLVLAWGVGIFMLIYLPYRRHVIRNDIRSRKLYVTPTRIVYKVSRPSFIPFWRPAVIEKNVPLSLVIDIIIEQGWLQSIYGIHTFRVESVARGKAAPVDELQVQGVSNPGLLRKVIITEASKVIQDAGRSWKPSPFVVEGGSTVTSMTDGSTFLKLPSQSWKMQMTGSPGYPSIEHRGVVPGELLLNKLEEVNKSVKKIESLVEKSQGIPHND is encoded by the exons ATGTTGATGGGTCATACTGATGGTCTGTCGGAGCGCAGCACATCGAAGGACCAGCTGCTCCCTGATCCTGAATCTGAAATAGACAATGATGAAGCATCATATTCTTCTGAGGAGATACTTTTTACGGCCTCATTTGAGGAGCTTGCAATGAATCACCTCAAGTATGATACCATCATATGGCTGTCTATATCCCTGCTTCTTGTTCTAGCATGGGGAGTTGGCATCTTTATGTTGATATATCTTCCCTATAGAAGACATGTGATTCGAAATGATATTCGCTCACGAAAGTTATATGTCACACCTACTAGAATTGTTTACAAG gtTTCGAGGCCATCATTCATACCCTTCTGGCGTCCCGCGGTAATTGAGAAGAATGTACCTCTTTCCTTGGTAATTGATATAATAATTGAGCAAG gttGGCTGCAGTCTATCTACGGAATTCATACCTTCAGAGTTGAAAGCGTGGCGCGTGGAAAAGCTGCACCAGTAGATGAGCTGCAGGTTCAGGGGGTTTCAAACCCTGGTTTACTGAGGAAG GTTATCATCACAGAAGCTTCCAAAGTCATACAAGATGCTGGCAGAAGTTGGAAGCCTTCTCCCTTTGTTGTCGAAGGAGGCAGTACGGTGACATCAATGACTGACGGATCAACTTTTCTGAAGTTGCCATCCCAAAGTTGGAAG ATGCAGATGACTGGTTCCCCAGGCTATCCTTCGATTGAGCATAGGGGCGTAGTGCCTGGTGAACTGCTGCTAAATAAACTTGAAGAAGTCAATAAGTCAGTGAAG AAAATTGAATCACTCGTTGAGAAGTCTCAAGGGATCCCGCACAACGACTGA
- the LOC104443473 gene encoding methionine adenosyltransferase 2 subunit beta isoform X2, producing MTRKRILVVGGTGYLGQHLLRGYSGAPDSPYDLAFTYRSNLPRDLLDAFPGSLAFHVDLQTGGGLDAVSQAFGQPDVVVNCAALSVPRACEADPAAAMSINVPSTLLEWLSTFKEANTLLIHLSTDQVYEGVKSFYKEEDETSPVNVYGKSKVAAEQFISKNWSNFAILRSSIIFGPQTISPVAKSLPIQWIDGILSRGDKAEFFHDEFRCPVYVKDVVTVIQALTSKWISDGERMQLLLNVGGPDRVSRAQMAETVAHIRGYNTSLITLVSASSVC from the exons atgaccagGAAGCGAATCTTGGTTGTCGGCGGCACCGGCTACTTGGGCCAGCACCTCTTGCGGGGGTATTCGGGGGCTCCGGATTCTCCGTACGACCTCGCGTTCACGTACCGCTCCAATCTCCCCCGGGATCTGCTCGATGCCTTTCCTGGTTCTCTGGCCTTTCACGTTGATCTGCAGACTGGTGGAGGACTCGATGCCGTTTCCCAGGCGTTCGGTCAG CCTGATGTGGTTGTTAACTGTGCTGCACTCTCTGTACCTCGTGCCTGCGAAGCAGATCCAGCAGCCGCTATGTCTATTAACGTGCCTTCTACTCTTTTAGAATGGCTGTCGACTTTTAAGGAGGCTAACACTCTGCTTATACATCTATCAACTGATCAAG TTTATGAAGGGGTGAAATCCTTCTACAAGGAAGAGGACGAAACTAGTCCCGTGAATGTTTATGGAAAGTCTAAAGTGGCAGCAGAGCAGTTCATCAGCAAGAACTGGTCAAACTTTGCTATCTTGAGGAGCAGCATCATCTTTGGCCCTCAGACTATTTCACCTGTTGCAAAGTCCCTTCCCATTCAG TGGATTGATGGCATCCTCTCTAGAGGAGATAAAGCAGAGTTCTTCCATGATGAGTTTCGCTGTCCAGTTTATGTCAAGGATGTTGTAACTGTAATACAAGCTCTGACTAGTAAATGGATATCAG ATGGCGAGCGCATGCAATTGCTACTAAATGTTGGAGGACCAGACAGAGTCTCTCGTGCTCAAATGGCGGAGACTGTGGCACATATAAGAGGATACAACACCTCTTTAATCACGCTAGTGTCTGCTTCATCAGTAT GTTGA